A stretch of the Chlorobiota bacterium genome encodes the following:
- a CDS encoding DUF4149 domain-containing protein — MRVVFNILIYLSIAIILGSILFFGVIVAPLVFKSGMLPNKSIAGSLNVAILYRMCYLHIICSIVLFSSFLFKVISYKKKSFWLATILSVVVLGISIYNFTELLPRMDKIRIAIGNFDEIPKEKLLLKTEFDFGHKKYSTLVKTILGLSFILLVMNNTASDEKNEIKKFKSNKKLIPDLKTAKIEIVRNPISNDIIPEKQNEVPNISTSINLEQTDKNQNPIN; from the coding sequence ATGAGAGTAGTTTTTAATATTTTAATTTATCTTTCAATTGCAATTATTTTAGGTAGTATTTTATTCTTTGGGGTAATAGTAGCCCCATTGGTTTTTAAATCTGGTATGCTTCCTAACAAATCAATAGCAGGTTCTTTAAATGTAGCTATTCTCTATAGAATGTGTTACTTACATATAATTTGTTCAATAGTATTATTTTCATCATTTTTATTTAAAGTAATTTCTTACAAAAAAAAATCTTTTTGGTTAGCTACAATATTATCAGTAGTTGTTTTAGGAATTTCAATTTATAATTTCACTGAGCTATTACCAAGAATGGATAAAATAAGAATAGCTATTGGTAATTTTGATGAAATACCTAAAGAAAAACTTTTACTTAAAACTGAATTTGATTTTGGTCATAAAAAATATTCAACATTAGTTAAAACAATTCTTGGGTTAAGTTTTATTCTTTTAGTAATGAACAATACTGCTTCAGATGAAAAAAATGAGATTAAAAAATTTAAGAGTAATAAAAAATTAATTCCAGATTTAAAAACGGCTAAAATTGAAATTGTTAGAAATCCTATTTCAAATGATATTATTCCTGAAAAACAAAATGAAGTACCAAATATTTCTACTTCAATCAATTTGGAACAAACAGATAAAAATCAAAATCCAATTAACTAA
- a CDS encoding adenylate kinase, translating to MSNFNFFNNINVIGTSGSGKTTFSKSVANILNIKYIELDSLYWNANWVESDDTEFIRKIKVIITYEKWVIDGNYSRFRNVFESKLDTIIILDYPFFFTLFRIVKRTFKRYIRNEQLWHQNTESLSMILSKESIVLWMLNTYFKRRKMYSKILLNKNQINTKIIRLRSNSESNLFLKKLYETNC from the coding sequence ATGAGCAACTTTAATTTTTTTAATAATATAAATGTTATTGGAACTAGTGGATCAGGGAAAACTACTTTTTCAAAAAGTGTAGCAAACATTTTAAATATAAAATATATTGAGTTAGATAGTTTGTATTGGAATGCAAATTGGGTTGAATCGGATGATACTGAATTTATTAGAAAAATTAAAGTAATTATAACTTATGAAAAATGGGTTATAGATGGGAACTATTCAAGATTTAGAAATGTTTTTGAAAGTAAACTTGATACAATTATAATTTTAGATTATCCCTTCTTTTTCACATTATTTAGAATTGTAAAAAGGACATTTAAAAGGTATATTAGAAATGAACAACTATGGCATCAAAATACTGAGTCTTTGTCAATGATATTATCTAAAGAATCGATAGTTTTATGGATGTTAAATACATATTTTAAAAGAAGAAAAATGTATTCAAAAATACTTTTAAACAAGAATCAAATCAACACCAAAATTATTAGACTAAGATCTAATAGTGAATCAAATTTATTTTTAAAAAAATTATATGAAACAAACTGTTAA
- a CDS encoding acetyl-CoA carboxylase carboxyltransferase subunit alpha yields the protein MAKYVLEFEKPILDLEDKIAEMKGMSEELDIGPAIKVLENKVEELKVSIYSQLTRWQRVQLARHPDRPYTLDYIKLICSDFIELHGDKSHGDDMAIVGGIAQIEDLKLVIIGHQKGHDTKENLKRNFGMPNPEGYRKALKLMRFAEKFKMPVVTFIDTPGAYPGIEAEERGQAEAIARNLFEMAKLRTPILNIVIGEGASGGALGIGMGDCLMVMENTWFSVISPESCSSILWKSWDYKEQAAEALKLTAFDLIKQGIADDIIKEPLGGAHVNYEETSIELKNKILSKVKELISLDIKELLNKRHLRYDKIGIWNN from the coding sequence ATGGCTAAATACGTACTAGAATTTGAAAAACCTATATTAGATTTAGAAGATAAAATTGCTGAAATGAAGGGGATGTCTGAAGAACTTGATATTGGACCTGCTATTAAAGTTTTAGAGAACAAAGTAGAAGAGTTAAAGGTTAGTATATATTCTCAACTTACACGGTGGCAAAGGGTTCAGTTGGCTCGTCATCCAGACAGACCTTATACATTAGATTATATTAAATTAATTTGTTCAGATTTTATTGAACTACATGGTGATAAAAGTCATGGAGATGACATGGCGATTGTTGGGGGAATTGCTCAAATTGAAGATTTAAAATTAGTTATAATTGGTCATCAAAAAGGACATGATACCAAAGAGAATTTGAAAAGAAATTTTGGTATGCCAAATCCAGAAGGTTACAGAAAAGCACTAAAGTTAATGCGTTTTGCTGAAAAATTTAAAATGCCCGTAGTCACTTTTATAGATACTCCAGGAGCATACCCAGGAATAGAAGCAGAAGAGCGAGGACAAGCAGAGGCAATTGCAAGGAATTTATTTGAAATGGCTAAGTTAAGAACACCAATATTAAATATAGTTATTGGAGAAGGTGCATCAGGAGGAGCATTAGGGATTGGAATGGGAGATTGTTTGATGGTTATGGAAAACACTTGGTTTTCAGTAATTTCTCCAGAATCTTGTTCAAGTATTTTATGGAAAAGTTGGGATTACAAAGAGCAAGCAGCAGAGGCTTTAAAACTTACTGCTTTTGACTTAATTAAACAAGGAATAGCAGATGATATAATTAAGGAACCCTTAGGTGGAGCTCATGTTAATTACGAAGAAACTTCAATAGAATTAAAAAACAAAATATTATCTAAAGTCAAAGAATTAATTTCATTAGATATAAAAGAATTGCTCAACAAACGTCATCTACGTTATGACAAAATAGGTATATGGAACAACTAG
- the truA gene encoding tRNA pseudouridine(38-40) synthase TruA, which translates to MSNRELSRVAFKIMYDGTNYSGWQIQNNSKSIQGIIQEALVKLTYNIEVKLIGAGRTDTGVHAEMQVAHADIYKRFDNHILKEKLNSLLPNSIYISDVVDVSNDFHSRFSAINRGYKYKISLIKNPFLNRYRYFLFKDFNPEILNLCANKIIGKKDFTFFSKNNPDTLNSICDVTKSDWEIGKDYLEYNIEANRFLYGMVRLILGFQIDCATGKRVHSEFDELINKKERSNQSMMIKPNGLFLTKIEYQHFSF; encoded by the coding sequence ATGTCAAATAGAGAATTGAGTAGAGTTGCATTTAAGATAATGTATGATGGAACCAACTATTCAGGATGGCAGATACAAAATAATTCTAAGTCAATTCAAGGAATAATTCAAGAAGCCCTAGTTAAGTTAACATATAACATTGAAGTTAAATTAATTGGAGCGGGAAGAACAGATACTGGTGTTCATGCTGAAATGCAAGTTGCTCATGCAGATATTTATAAAAGATTTGATAATCATATACTTAAAGAAAAATTAAATTCATTATTACCAAATTCAATTTATATTTCTGATGTTGTTGATGTTTCTAATGATTTTCATTCTAGATTTTCAGCAATTAATAGAGGTTATAAATATAAAATATCTTTAATTAAAAATCCTTTTTTAAACCGATATAGATATTTTTTGTTCAAAGATTTCAACCCTGAAATTTTAAATTTGTGTGCAAACAAAATAATTGGGAAAAAAGATTTTACATTTTTTTCCAAAAATAATCCTGACACATTAAATTCAATATGTGATGTTACTAAAAGTGATTGGGAAATTGGTAAGGATTATCTAGAATACAATATCGAGGCAAATAGATTTTTATACGGAATGGTAAGATTAATATTAGGTTTTCAAATTGATTGTGCAACAGGTAAAAGAGTTCATTCTGAATTTGACGAATTGATAAATAAAAAAGAAAGATCTAATCAAAGTATGATGATAAAACCAAACGGATTATTTTTAACTAAAATTGAGTATCAACATTTTTCATTCTAA
- a CDS encoding M48 family metalloprotease, whose amino-acid sequence MTKINKLNFVSGILILFLSLFLIQCGLNVFPLSQDTQLGSEMDKEIRRNPQQYPILNNNYVQNYVQNLVNKILISPKIKYKKNFPYKVTIINDDKVLNAFCTPGGYIYVYTGILKYLEDEASLAGVVGHEIAHAENRHGTQHMTNSLGLEVLASLALGNNPSELTKVAANAGALIAMLKNSREDETEADNSSFEYLRSSNYWPGGIKKFFEKMLAEKGNRSTGGKLDEWMSTHPLPQSRVDNVNNLLRKNNIPSPGPQNLMATEYRDMLKQLNNR is encoded by the coding sequence ATGACTAAAATTAACAAATTAAATTTTGTATCTGGAATACTGATTTTGTTTCTATCATTATTTTTAATTCAATGTGGATTAAATGTTTTTCCTTTATCTCAAGACACTCAACTCGGTTCTGAAATGGACAAAGAAATAAGACGCAATCCTCAACAGTACCCAATCCTAAATAATAATTATGTTCAAAATTATGTTCAAAATTTAGTGAATAAAATTTTAATTTCACCTAAGATAAAATATAAAAAGAACTTTCCTTATAAAGTAACGATTATTAATGACGATAAAGTATTAAATGCTTTTTGTACACCTGGAGGATATATCTATGTCTATACTGGTATTTTAAAATACCTTGAAGATGAAGCCTCTTTAGCTGGTGTAGTAGGTCATGAGATTGCTCATGCTGAAAATAGACATGGCACTCAACACATGACTAATAGCTTAGGTTTAGAGGTTTTAGCATCTTTAGCTCTTGGAAATAACCCATCAGAATTAACTAAAGTAGCTGCTAATGCTGGAGCACTGATTGCTATGTTGAAAAATAGTCGAGAAGATGAAACAGAGGCAGATAATTCATCATTTGAATATTTGAGGAGCAGTAATTATTGGCCTGGTGGAATAAAGAAATTTTTTGAGAAAATGTTAGCTGAAAAAGGTAATCGCTCTACAGGAGGAAAATTAGATGAATGGATGTCAACTCATCCCTTACCACAATCGAGAGTAGATAATGTAAATAATCTTTTAAGAAAAAATAATATTCCTTCTCCAGGTCCACAAAATTTGATGGCTACAGAGTATAGAGATATGTTAAAACAACTTAATAACAGATAG
- the pyrF gene encoding orotidine-5'-phosphate decarboxylase, giving the protein MFLDKYKSSLHNSNNSKLCIGLDIDVTTLPSLFKESINPIFDFNKFIIENTKDLCNAYKLNFAFYESWGIECFNIIENTLKLIPDEVIKIADAKRGDIGNTSKHYAESVFNKYNFDAITVAPYMGIDSIKPFFGFKDKCVFVLALTSNPGSDDFQRLVFGNEALYKIVIKKCLNAFGDNGDLGFVIGATHPDELAEVRELVGNNVPLLIPGVGAQGGSSTETIKANNNGVAFINVSRGITKIENQTEIESQIRLNTIEFSKNLI; this is encoded by the coding sequence ATGTTTTTAGATAAATATAAATCATCATTACACAATTCAAATAATAGCAAACTATGTATTGGATTAGATATTGATGTTACTACTTTACCTTCACTTTTCAAAGAAAGTATAAATCCAATTTTTGATTTCAATAAATTTATAATAGAAAACACTAAAGATTTATGTAATGCTTATAAATTAAATTTTGCATTTTATGAATCATGGGGAATAGAATGTTTTAATATTATTGAAAATACATTAAAATTGATTCCAGATGAAGTAATAAAGATAGCCGATGCCAAAAGAGGCGATATAGGTAATACTTCAAAACATTATGCAGAATCAGTTTTTAATAAATATAATTTTGATGCAATAACAGTTGCCCCTTATATGGGAATAGATTCCATAAAACCATTTTTTGGATTTAAAGATAAATGTGTTTTTGTATTAGCTTTAACTTCAAACCCTGGTTCTGATGATTTTCAAAGACTAGTTTTTGGAAATGAAGCATTATACAAAATAGTTATTAAAAAGTGCTTAAATGCCTTTGGAGATAATGGTGATCTAGGTTTTGTAATTGGTGCTACACACCCTGATGAGTTAGCTGAAGTTAGAGAATTAGTTGGAAATAATGTACCACTATTAATTCCTGGGGTTGGAGCTCAGGGTGGGAGTTCAACAGAAACCATAAAAGCAAATAATAATGGTGTTGCATTTATCAACGTATCAAGAGGAATAACAAAAATAGAAAATCAAACAGAAATTGAATCGCAGATTAGATTAAATACTATTGAATTTTCTAAAAACTTAATTTAA
- a CDS encoding DUF2851 family protein, with product MNEKIQYYDWINLVKIGDEFISIKKEKIIVISKGERNYNAGPDFSGGILLINGELKIGSIEFHIDEKDWFLHSHHLDQDYDKVILHVIHNITSKLELSIPTIYDTQIKRLDSSNNSSSKIVINNEIKTFEINELSVLSWERFLNRTTDIVNLIGDLTVKNHIYNTIIVKLFDALGFSQNRSQMKVLAELVINDYQLLKQYEIYDLIIYLVKISGISIEDFYNKIPNSLYKSISNRIQNQDKILIYDNCDFPRLDWNFNTRSSNSPYIRIIAAAFTLERIYNKNFIKNIFENLIKSKNVNSLLTDIQIELFGFTFIGSSRAKDIVINTILPTGLASGIFLNNKSLIESSCIAYRNSFSLESNSIIRKIENKFLNGSQLKGAFYQQGAIEYYQRYYK from the coding sequence ATGAATGAAAAAATTCAATATTATGATTGGATAAATTTAGTTAAAATTGGTGACGAATTTATTTCAATAAAAAAAGAAAAAATTATTGTAATATCTAAAGGTGAAAGGAATTATAATGCAGGACCAGATTTTTCGGGTGGAATATTGTTAATAAATGGTGAACTTAAAATTGGTTCGATTGAATTTCATATTGATGAAAAAGATTGGTTTCTTCATTCCCACCATTTAGATCAGGATTATGATAAAGTAATTCTACATGTAATCCATAACATAACATCTAAATTAGAGTTAAGTATCCCAACAATATATGACACTCAAATTAAACGATTAGATTCATCTAATAATTCTAGTTCTAAAATTGTTATTAATAATGAAATTAAAACATTTGAGATTAACGAATTATCAGTTTTATCATGGGAAAGATTTTTAAATAGAACTACCGATATTGTAAATTTAATTGGAGATTTAACTGTAAAAAATCATATTTATAATACTATTATTGTAAAATTGTTTGATGCTTTAGGTTTCTCTCAGAATAGAAGTCAAATGAAAGTATTAGCAGAATTAGTTATCAATGATTATCAATTACTAAAACAATATGAAATTTATGATTTGATTATATATCTAGTTAAAATCTCAGGTATTTCAATTGAAGATTTTTATAATAAAATCCCAAATTCACTTTATAAATCTATTTCCAACAGAATTCAGAATCAAGATAAAATTTTGATTTATGATAATTGTGATTTTCCTAGATTAGATTGGAATTTTAATACTAGAAGTAGTAATTCTCCATATATAAGAATTATTGCAGCAGCTTTTACTTTAGAAAGAATTTATAATAAAAATTTCATCAAAAATATATTTGAAAATTTAATAAAATCTAAAAATGTTAATTCTCTATTAACTGATATTCAAATTGAACTTTTTGGTTTTACTTTTATTGGAAGTTCAAGAGCAAAAGATATAGTAATTAATACAATACTACCAACAGGGCTTGCTTCAGGAATTTTTCTCAACAATAAATCATTAATTGAAAGTTCTTGTATAGCATACAGAAATTCTTTTTCTTTAGAATCAAATTCAATTATTAGAAAAATTGAAAATAAATTTTTGAATGGAAGTCAATTAAAAGGTGCATTTTATCAACAAGGTGCTATTGAATATTACCAAAGATATTACAAATAA
- a CDS encoding 5-deoxy-glucuronate isomerase, protein MQNHKWLFRNTAVNKGRNILITNDNSEFKFINAGRIILDTNLPSITAQNKDSETCLLVLSGNGRVIIGENVFDVVKLDGVYVSKGESFIIETDTFIDIVEASAKSNLIFESKLVKFDDVKDNPAMCFDVGNEPYKRKINKIIAENVEGSRLLMGITQSSKGNWTSWPPHEHAKTQEELYLFVDMPFPAFGTQYIYNNLENADLIIPVFNNDAVTIVEGYHPNVAAPGYEINFVWVLCSLEELTFRKLGGVNVQPEFLMDTGLK, encoded by the coding sequence ATGCAAAATCATAAGTGGTTATTCAGGAATACAGCAGTTAACAAAGGTAGAAATATTTTAATTACAAACGATAATTCAGAGTTTAAATTTATTAATGCTGGAAGAATAATTTTAGATACCAATTTACCTTCGATAACAGCACAGAATAAGGATTCTGAAACTTGTTTATTAGTTCTAAGTGGAAATGGTAGAGTTATAATTGGTGAAAACGTTTTTGATGTTGTAAAATTGGATGGAGTGTATGTTTCAAAGGGAGAATCATTTATTATTGAAACTGATACTTTCATAGATATTGTAGAGGCTAGTGCAAAATCAAATTTAATTTTTGAAAGTAAACTTGTTAAATTTGATGATGTAAAAGATAACCCAGCAATGTGCTTTGATGTAGGGAACGAACCTTATAAAAGAAAAATTAACAAGATAATTGCAGAAAATGTTGAAGGTTCAAGATTATTAATGGGTATTACTCAATCATCAAAAGGTAATTGGACTAGTTGGCCACCACACGAACATGCTAAAACTCAAGAGGAGTTATATTTATTTGTTGACATGCCCTTTCCAGCATTTGGTACTCAATACATTTATAATAATTTAGAAAATGCAGATTTGATTATTCCAGTTTTTAACAACGATGCAGTAACTATTGTAGAAGGTTATCACCCGAATGTAGCTGCTCCTGGATATGAAATTAATTTTGTATGGGTTCTTTGTTCTTTAGAGGAATTGACTTTTAGAAAATTAGGAGGAGTAAACGTTCAACCTGAATTTCTGATGGATACAGGGCTTAAATAA
- a CDS encoding dCTP deaminase, with product MILSDKEILHSIENGEIVVEPFDRECLGTNSYDVHLGNFLSTYDSFELDAKKHNTITTFEIPQEGYLLLPEKFYLGVTQEYTETHRHVPFLEGKSSIGRLGIDIHATAGKGDVGFCNYWTLEISVKQPVRVYAGMPVGQLIYFVTSGEIETFYNKKGNAKYNNRTDKPVESMMWKNFK from the coding sequence ATGATTTTATCTGACAAAGAGATTTTGCATAGTATTGAAAATGGTGAAATTGTAGTTGAACCTTTCGATAGAGAATGTTTGGGGACTAATAGTTATGATGTTCATCTTGGAAATTTTTTATCAACTTATGATTCATTTGAATTAGATGCAAAAAAGCATAACACAATAACCACTTTTGAGATTCCTCAAGAAGGTTATTTATTATTGCCTGAAAAATTTTACTTAGGAGTTACACAAGAATATACTGAAACTCATAGGCATGTACCATTCTTAGAAGGAAAAAGCTCAATTGGAAGATTAGGCATTGATATCCATGCAACAGCTGGAAAAGGGGATGTTGGATTTTGTAATTATTGGACTTTAGAAATTTCAGTTAAACAACCTGTGAGAGTATATGCTGGGATGCCAGTTGGTCAGCTAATTTATTTTGTTACTTCAGGTGAAATTGAAACATTTTACAATAAAAAAGGTAATGCAAAATATAATAATAGAACTGATAAACCAGTTGAATCAATGATGTGGAAGAATTTTAAATGA